In Pseudomonadota bacterium, the sequence CTTTTAATATATCCTTCAGATCATTTTCGGTCATTTTAAGATTTTCCCACACGGCAGGATTTATGGCAGGAACCAAACTGTCGCCGGCAAAACCAAAACCCCTTGCCCGCACAAGGATATCGGCCAAGTAAACTATAGAAGTCTCAATAGAAAACGTTCCTGATAAACGAGGTTTATGGTGATGCCAGATTACTTCTGTCAGTGTTCCGGGAAATCTCCATTTTTCGGCAATCCAGCTACCTGCATCTGCATGTGTAACTGCAAATACATCCTCTTCTGCCAAAGAAATCACAACGCCCCTCTCCTGTGCCTGTTTCATCGCGTGCTTATAGTGTTCGGGGTATTGTAAAATAAGGATAACCTTACCTATATCATGGAGCAGGGCCGCAATAGATATCTCCTCTGGTTCCTTTAACCCCTTTTTTCTTGCAATAAGCCGTGCGGCGATGGAACACCCCATGGAGTGTTCCCAGAGTCCAACCATGGTTTCCTGCATAAGTTCAAAGATAGATACGCCGAGCAGTAATCCCTTTACAACATTTAATCCGAGAAGGATTACCGCCTGGCTCACCGACGAAATCCTGCCAGGAAAACCATATACCGCTGAATTCACCATCTTTAGAACCTTTGCTGTAATAACCGGGTCATTAGATATGAAAGCGCCTATCTCCGTAAGAGACACATTCGGATTTTCAAGCGCTTTCAAAATCTTTTTTAAAATCCCTGGTAGTGTAGGTAATGTATCTATGTTTTGAATTTTATATCTTAGCGTCTTTGCGTCGAT encodes:
- a CDS encoding HDOD domain-containing protein — translated: MDKIDAKTLRYKIQNIDTLPTLPGILKKILKALENPNVSLTEIGAFISNDPVITAKVLKMVNSAVYGFPGRISSVSQAVILLGLNVVKGLLLGVSIFELMQETMVGLWEHSMGCSIAARLIARKKGLKEPEEISIAALLHDIGKVILILQYPEHYKHAMKQAQERGVVISLAEEDVFAVTHADAGSWIAEKWRFPGTLTEVIWHHHKPRLSGTFSIETSIVYLADILVRARGFGFAGDSLVPAINPAVWENLKMTENDLKDILKEMEDLIEGAGTLILE